A stretch of DNA from Roseofilum casamattae BLCC-M143:
ATTTTTCCATCGGAACTAAAAGCAATTCTAGCGATTTCCGCATCATGCCCTTTAAGATTAGGCAAGGAACTACCGGTTGAGATATCCCAACGTTCAATAATTTCACCTGAGGATAATGCAATGACTTTATTGTCAGGACTGAAACTGACCCCCGTCACAGGTTTAGAAATCGAGAGTTGTTGAATTTCTTTACCTCCTTCATTCTGCCAAATTTTGAGAGTATCATCTTCACTAACAGAAGCAATAAACCGATTATCTGAACTGAAAGTGATTGCTGTTATTTTGGCCGAATGTCCAATCAGATCTTGTCTATTATTCCCGGCAATGTCCCAAATCTTGATTGTACTATCTTCATCTGCAGAAGCAATTAACCTATCGTCCGGGCTAAATACTACTTTATTTACAGCTACTCTATGTCCTTCTAAGCGATTTATTTCGTCCAAGTTCAACATTGCGTTGTTCAGCTCTATTTGTGCTTGCAAATGTAAGCTTGGCATCACAAAAGGAATTTTTTTTAATGTCTTGCCAGTGTCAATGGCAGAAACCAATCGGTCAAGTCCTGTGTTGCTTGCTGATGAAGATTTAGAAATCAGATTAGAAACATATAAGTTGATTCCAGTGACGATCGCAATCCCAGCAATCCCAGTAATAGCAAATAACAAACCGGCTAATGTAGCTGTGGCTCGGCGTGCAGTGCGTAGATTTTTCTTTAGGGCTTGATTTAGCCTGGCTTCCGTTAACTTTCTCTGTTGCCGTTCTTTTTCCAGTTCTGCGATAAGTTGTTGCGATTGTCTTTGCCGGATGAAAGAAACCAGATAATCGTGGACGAGTTGATAGCGCTTATCGGGAAAACCGGGAACTTGAAAAACCAAACCCGATCGCACTAAAATATTGAGAATAGAATCCAACCGTCCGTCCGTTAACTCGACCTCGTTTTTCAACTCCGCGCGCGTCTTCAGCGGCCGCGTATTATTCTCATCCGTCAGCAAATAGAGCAAAATCCGCACCAGATTCCCATTATCCGGACCGCAATCTCGAATAATTTCGTCTAAAAAGCGCTCCACTAACGCTTCTTTCGAGCCGTATTCCTGAAATTGAGCTAAGGTGGTAATGTTTTCGGTTTGCAGTTGCGCGCCGACAATTTGCAGCTCGATGGGACGCACTTCACCTAAATCTCGTGCTAAATCTTCTACTAATGCATCGACTAAGTCCGCATCCAGATAAAATTGCGAATTCGTCGTTAGCGTTTCAATTACCGATCGCGCGTCGTCTGGTGCTAAATTACCTAAATAATAGAGAATATTCTTATCTAAAATATTGTCATCAATAATTCGCAAATCTACCAGCCGGTTGCACTCGAGCAAATAATGCAGATAATCCTCGCGCAGAGAGAGAATCACCTTCACGTAGGGAATATACAAACAGTCGGCGAGAAACTGGAAAAACTCCTTCCGCTCCGAGGGGTCTTTATAGGCAAAAAAGAATTCCTCAAACTGGTCGAAAATCAAGACCGCAAACCAATCGCACTCGCTCCCTTCTTGCAGTTGCGTGACAATGGCTTCGGCATCGGTTAACACCGGCAAACTCGCTTCCGGTAAATGCTCGCACGCTCGAGGAAACGCCGCACCCACACTTTTCGCCCACTTACCATAAGATTGTACCAAAACCGGCAACACATCCCGCGCCTCGATCGCCCGATGGCGCAATGCCGGCACTAATCCCACTTGCACTAACGAACTTTTCCCCACTCCAGATTGTCCGTGAATAATCGTCAGCTTGCAATCGGTACGACCCATGCGACTAATCAAGCGCTCGATATCTTGCAGTCGTCCGGAAGCCGCTATTTCTGCTGTCGCATTATACGGCCGCTCGCCATGGGGAAGTCCTAAATGGGTCACCTGTCGCCGCACTTGCAACCGTCCCGCTCCGACAAAAGCGCGCAACCCATACTGTTGCTCGATGGACTGCTTTTCCTGTTTAATCTCAAATGCGGCTAAATACTCCCCAGCTTGGAACTTTAGCGATCGCAAACTCTCCAAAATGCGAATATATAATGGCGGGTCGTGCTCCGGCAAACTGTCTCGCAGCGCAATCTCCAGATTTTCCACAGCCTCGGAAAGCTGCTGCAACTGCTCTTGCGATCGCGCCAACAGCCAGCGATAATAATTTCCCAGATAAGCTCGGTGCCAGCTCCAATCCAAATCCGAATCCGGAGCCTGCTGATTGAGCTGCAACGCCGACTGCGCCAACCGTTGTGCCTCCTCCCCATTCTCCCGCGCCAGAGCCACTTCCGCCAATAACCCGTATCCGTGAGCCAAACGCAAGGAATCTGCATAAGTTTCGTGCAACCCCACAGCCTTCCGAGCCACCCGCTCCAACTCCGGCCAAGCTTCCAGCCGCGTCAATACCTCTCCCAAGGCATTAATGAACTTTTGCTCCAAATCCGGGCGATCGGCTTGTCGAAACGCCTGCAAACACTGCTGGTAATAGTCTTTCGCTTGCCGACACCCCACCTCATACTCGTTCCGATAGAGGGTGGCATAGTCCCGCCACCATAAACCCAAATAAAATAACAAACAACCGTAGTGCGTCCAATGAGTCGCAGTCCCCTCCGTCTCCAGCACCTCCTGCCAGCGCTGCCAACTCCGCTCGTAGCATTCTTTAGCGCTCTCCTTCTCCCGCGCGGCATCGGCCTCCCGTCCCCGCAAAAAATGTAAATTCGCATCGAGCGCCGTATCTTGCGGATGAGAATGCTGCTCCAACTGGCGAAATGCCATGTCCAGCTCCGTCAGCCGCAACCCACTCTCGGGAAGCTGCATCTCTTCGCGCTCGAGAAACTTCCCCGCACCCACATCGAGCAACGTCAGCACCACACTATCGACAGTCTCTTCCAGCGCGTCGAGTAACTCCTGCGTCCCCAACTCAAACTTAATCGGAATAGCGGCCCAACTTTTAAAGTCCGGCGCAAACCGAGTCAGTTGCTGCAAAATGCGATCGTTCACCCACAATACCAGAGGAAAGCGAAACTGTTGGCGAAACTCTTCCCGCACCTGATTCGTCGGATTGAGAATTTTCTCGATATTATCCACCGACTCTAATCCAAAAACCAATAACCCCTGCGGTTGCTCCTCCGGCAGATTATCTCGAATTGCCGTATACAAAGTTTTCACCGAT
This window harbors:
- a CDS encoding eIF2A-related protein, with protein sequence MRAEIIDGNEINDRSLHKLTRAIANSQGHFSLILARSNYRVLTRDIVRQLHEECGIALPEFQLPPSVKTLYTAIRDNLPEEQPQGLLVFGLESVDNIEKILNPTNQVREEFRQQFRFPLVLWVNDRILQQLTRFAPDFKSWAAIPIKFELGTQELLDALEETVDSVVLTLLDVGAGKFLEREEMQLPESGLRLTELDMAFRQLEQHSHPQDTALDANLHFLRGREADAAREKESAKECYERSWQRWQEVLETEGTATHWTHYGCLLFYLGLWWRDYATLYRNEYEVGCRQAKDYYQQCLQAFRQADRPDLEQKFINALGEVLTRLEAWPELERVARKAVGLHETYADSLRLAHGYGLLAEVALARENGEEAQRLAQSALQLNQQAPDSDLDWSWHRAYLGNYYRWLLARSQEQLQQLSEAVENLEIALRDSLPEHDPPLYIRILESLRSLKFQAGEYLAAFEIKQEKQSIEQQYGLRAFVGAGRLQVRRQVTHLGLPHGERPYNATAEIAASGRLQDIERLISRMGRTDCKLTIIHGQSGVGKSSLVQVGLVPALRHRAIEARDVLPVLVQSYGKWAKSVGAAFPRACEHLPEASLPVLTDAEAIVTQLQEGSECDWFAVLIFDQFEEFFFAYKDPSERKEFFQFLADCLYIPYVKVILSLREDYLHYLLECNRLVDLRIIDDNILDKNILYYLGNLAPDDARSVIETLTTNSQFYLDADLVDALVEDLARDLGEVRPIELQIVGAQLQTENITTLAQFQEYGSKEALVERFLDEIIRDCGPDNGNLVRILLYLLTDENNTRPLKTRAELKNEVELTDGRLDSILNILVRSGLVFQVPGFPDKRYQLVHDYLVSFIRQRQSQQLIAELEKERQQRKLTEARLNQALKKNLRTARRATATLAGLLFAITGIAGIAIVTGINLYVSNLISKSSSASNTGLDRLVSAIDTGKTLKKIPFVMPSLHLQAQIELNNAMLNLDEINRLEGHRVAVNKVVFSPDDRLIASADEDSTIKIWDIAGNNRQDLIGHSAKITAITFSSDNRFIASVSEDDTLKIWQNEGGKEIQQLSISKPVTGVSFSPDNKVIALSSGEIIERWDISTGSSLPNLKGHDAEIARIAFSSDGKIIVSSDINDRVKLWDLETGKSIADTENYGTVDIGFSEDTNQIILVSKDGSVKYYGLDLILARTLEPEQFFGISGWFSSRIKVFDWQAQQNFFALVSRYNPRKITLTKLDTNVYIPSSYIHKDRINSFSFSHNGKMIVSGSEDGIVKIWNIRNISDGLSRNNTGLTDFLAFNRDGEKIITTHSNNKIQLLNAKGEHQDFILADTSIVQLTPNSEYLITGNAENNLQVYDVDDRGNIEEKFRLRHSDVIAKTRISPDKRMLVSVSDQGYIKFYSNNGKLIKSYSDRPLDTTVSFFSANRIKYDKQFDRNIIFSPDNKRVSVITTDGKNSGVSLFSRDEETVHQINESRNEINRVEFSPDSRMIATIGDDNLIYLYTNDGERIEYAMGHKNQVSDFSFSSDSTMLASVSNSSANRSEIKIWNVDNLQKPAKTWNSYMINSIYFDRNNQNVLTSHNDNTIQIWNLEGQVIKTLEHPTEITKIRFSKDGEIIASVSADDLIYIWNKNGQRLGVLRQHSDRINQVIFNPQNNSIASVSQDGMVNLWRQDGTVITLQPSLDRHELENSSRSYNLEFSDNGKMLMLMSQITDRDKSVSTVKWWDEEGKSINSIDKQGHWQFYPVSFSPVKFKSTKIQPLHDLQLRRLDSSELKVFSKHEDQINSVSFSPEEEVMASASDDGTVKLWSLDGEFLKSLPHEDKVNTVDFSPELPILASGSDDKTLQVWDRDGNPLDSFKHEDEVNKVSFSQKGKFLASASGKLVRVWQQKGESLKEIDYAKPLTHDDVVTDIYFSDNGRYIASTTKSDTSSSNDVVKIWRVSNGELIEQLRHVEAATFSPNSEFLATKDTILMLDNLWGDRAILSMPYSPYSWNKITFNADGTKIAIADNNGVQVLDLDLDKLLVKACGLAKDYLENNETAKKEHRGLCDGIAEE